GAGCCCTCCGCTCATCCGCGCCCGGCTCAGTGAAGCTGCAGCCACAATACGGACGGCATCACGTCCCTGTCTGAATGCGGTCTACGGCGGCGCTACATCAACCCAGACTGAGGAGAACGTAAAAGGGAACATTTATTGTGATTAGTCACCAGTGTATAAAATCTCTTAAAAAGATAAGAAAACGAAAGTGACGGCGAACAGCTGACGACGCAGAGGTAGATGTTAAACTTCTGTTGATAGCAACGTACAATAGAAAACTTGGCACATCCCGGGGACGACGGTGTAGAGTTATACCGGGCCGTTCCTGCACAACCACGTGTGATCCAGCTAAGGTTACATCTAGAAAGAAGCAGAGAAAGGAGAACATGTGAGTCAAGTTCAGGTACCAAGTCTGGAGAGCCCCCTCCCAAGAATCTGGAGGGCCTTCATACATACAAGAGCAGACAGAAGGCTCAAAGTCTAACAGGGCCCATTAACACCTCTGCCATGCGATGGGTCAGATGAGCGCTTCTGCCCTTTGTTTTAGCAATCAGTGGGAGTCTCCACACGTACCCCACACTGATCAAAACTAGAATAAGTTATAAGCTTGCAAGAAAGTCAGTAAAGCCCcacttacacgcaacgattatcgctcaaacgattgcttttgagtgataatcatatgtaaaaacttccatctttcactcttcgcctgaatgatgatttttaggtgagcataaaatccatcgttcagccagggAAAAGATAAAAACAGACCAtgcgctgtgttctgcatggcagCGGCTGATTACATTATATTTAGCTGACAGCACGTGCGAAAACAAAggcactgtatgcagagaacagaccacatgctgtgttctgcaagcagctcctggaggttcctttacatgcaaatgaagctgataaagtgctaatgggcattagtgcccattagtactttatgcaaagtgatcaccgaaactgtcaatctttcaatcatttgaaagattgtctttgcattgtAAGTGAGCCTTCACACTTTACCCCTTAGTTTCCAGCCGAGTGATTTTACTTTGTCACATTGCAAGTCCCCGATCTGATGACAGCAGACTTGTTTATTTTGGGACAAGTTCTATATTTTAATAGCCGCACTCTGggggtccatataatgtgttgtaggacTCATTACATTTTTGGGTGAAATATGAAAAAACATCCAGAATATCCAATATTGTATTGGGGGTTTTGTTTCTGCAGCGTGATTACAGCGATACCGGGTTTATAGagaggtttaaaaaaatgtaaccacAACTTATGTACAATAAAGACATTTATAAAGAAAAGGCCGACCTACTGTGGGAAGAGCTGTAccccaaattggtaccaataaaagctacacgtgacttttggattgctttttattactatctttgggaggcaaacaaaagaaaagccAATTCTGCTGTCGCTTTAAGTATTTTTATGGCGCTCATGATGAGATATTTACTGTCTGGGTCGTTATAAACGCAGTAATGTGTGTGGCTTTAAAAGTGTTTGGGGGTTTTGTATCTAGTTAAATTAGGTGTCccggtcagtagaccaaaaacaTAGGTGGTCGTAATGGATCAAGAGTCAAGTGTGTAACCTGATCTGTGTaataaaggcatttaaaaaaaaaaaaattaggtgtTCCCGGCTGTCAGTAACCAaacaagccaccaccttaaagaggtgtatgtgcaggtttaaagcccatcaaTGAGGTCAGTAAGGTGGCGtattggtcactgaggggttaagggttcataataatatatatatatatatatatcacacacacacacacacactatctgTAACAGCGACTCCACTCCACCCAATTAACATCACTTTTAAGCTGCACccatttacattaaaggggtattctggccatTTTTAAACTGATGCTCCATCCTCTGGAAAGGGCCATCAGTAGCCGATCGCCCATtcgggacccccatccatcatccGATTGTCTGGCCGGCTGTCAGTGTAGTTGGCCGGACATCAGCGGACGGGCAGGGCAAGGGAGCGCCAGCGTAGCTCCTGGtgaaagcattaaccccttagtgagagcCCTAtcatgctgttgcaggacgtgtatggagggaggtagcggcgctatctccctccatacagcgcgggcatcagctgtttattacatctgacacccgcgggcaatagctgcgctcggccggtcgcggctattaaccctttaaatgccccaaacgctgttcgggggtcccgcacggcccccccgcggtgagatcgggggatccgtgcaggtgtcatggcagccgggggcctaatgaatggccccagggctgccttagcagactgcctatcaagccatccacacagggtggtttgaaagactgcctgtaaaaaagcagtatgacgtaatgctatagcattacgtcatactgcaggagcgatcaaagcatcgcatgttaaagtcccccagggggacttcaaagtaaaggaaaaaaaataatcataaagtttttttaattgtttaaaaaaaaaagttacaacagtttaaatcaccccccttttgacaaatcaattattaaaaaatctaaatcataaaataaaaatatgtatttggtatcgccgcgtccgtaaaagtccgatctatcaaagtagtgcattatttttcccgcacggtgaaagtcgtctgaaaaaataaaaaaatttaaaaaaataaagaatgccagaaatacacttttttagttaccctgtctcccagaaaaaaacgcaataaaaagcgatcaaaaagtcgtatgtattccaaattgatactatcagaaactacaggacatcccgcaaaaaatgagtccttgcacAACTaagttgccagaaaaataaaaaagttatcgcgcgcacaaaatgaccgcagaaaataattgaaaaaaattaaatatcttaaaaaaaatacaagtactacagcaaaaaaaatactataaaagtttggtatcgtagcaatcgtaccgacccatagaataaaaatatcaggtcgttttggttgtagtttgtgcgccatagaaacaggacgcaccgaaaatggtggaatgtcgtttttttccccatttctctccgctaagaattttttaaaagtttttcagtacattatatggtacaataaatagtggcattgaaaaatacaactcgtcccgcaaaaaaaacaagccctcatacagcgacggcgatggataaataaaggagctacgattttttaaaagggagtaggaaaaaacaaaaatggaaaaaagcaaaaaagctccgtcactaaggggttaagagccgcTGCTCCTCTTTATGGTCAGGACGTCCGCTTGTGACCCCAAGAGgtgcaggaagtgtaatagaagcgaGACACCCCAACCTCCTGCCCATCCGCTGATGAGGACACCCAGCCCTCTACACTGACCACAGGCCAGACAAGCAGCTGACTGACCGGTACCCTGAGCGGCGGGTCCCAGTcaatcaactagtgatgacccatcccagaaaaaaaaacacccacaaTACCCTTTAAGCAATTATTTTGCACTCATTAGGCCAACATGTTCACAAAACACCAAGTGGTGGGAAGACTCCCCAATAAGACCCTTTATAGAGGAGCAGTGAACCCCACTATACATCAAGTGTTCAAGTCTTCCCAAAAGGGAAAGAGATAAGCTGCTGCTCCCCAAGACGCCCTCAATGGCAGACGTTGGGGGCAAAAAGGACCTGGCACGCTGGATTTTAACTCTAGGGCAGTCTTATCCCTTCTCTTTGAAATCAAATGCATTGTCTGACAGCTATTGAGGTACCCCGTCTACAGGTTCATGCCGCCCGAAACACAAAGATATGCCCGCTGCCCCTCACCAGATATGCCCGCTGCCCCTCACCAGATATGCCCGCTGCCCCTCACCAGATATGCCCGCTGCCCGCATATAAATTAGATTCTGAAAGGATTTTAGAACAAACACTTTAAAGTTGGACTTGAGTCCCGGAGGTGGGCCGCGGCGGGCTCTCCCCATCTGCGTATAGAGAGCCGTCAGCCACCAAGCAGCGGGCAGGGAGAGCCCTGTGCGGCCCACCGCTGACTCAGAGCACTTCAGCCAAACTGTAAAGGGTTTTCATGCTGAAATCCCGCAGCGTTCCACAACATTTACATGGGGGCAAACCTGTCTGGGGTCAGGCAGGCAGATCTCTGCAGGGGACTTGAACCCACGACCCTATGATCCTACACTGCAGTACCCCTATACTACACTGCAGTACCCCTATACTGCAAGGTATCATCACTAACAGCAGTTAGAGGCCGCGGCTGACCGGACACCGTTCTCTGGCATCACGGGAATTCTGCGGCATCTACAGTAGCGGCAAAATGGAAGAGATTTAGAATCTCTCACCTACAAGCTGCAGATTAACATGCGGAGCACAATCCCATCAGATGCCAATCTTATGGCCGTTTACACTGCAGGATTTACATCTTCACAAGGAGGGAGTGACTGCCGCAATAAAACCCACGTCACAATCCACACCCAGTTCTGTCGGTTCAGATGCAGGTTTGTTGCTGCAGATCAGGATAGGTGACTGACCACTAGAGGAGCCGCCAGGGCAGCATCAGGGACCCGACAGGCGGGGCTTAAAGAGGAGGTCGGGGTGCGGGACAGTTTATATTCAAATGGATCCAAATCTGTTAACACAATAGAAGCAGTAACAGATCCCCGGCGATCCACCGCTGCAGCCCTGCCCTCctgcctgtctgtctgttctcATGGCATCGCTGCTCGGATGCCAGGAGCCTTCATGCCAGGAGAGCAGCACCCAACCGATGCAGCGGTCAGATGGGAGCCATTCAGACCGGGACGGCGGTGGAGCGGCAGCGCCGGGGGAGGGGCAGCGGCAGGTATTGTTTTAACAGATTTAGATACTTTTTTTAAACAGTCTCCAGCCGACTTGATACATTTCTCCTCACAAGCATGTGACCGTGGATGCAGCTGCAGCCTACATAACTGACAAGTTTCTATGGACTGCCATAGCAATCCAAGGGCCACAAGAGGGCCCCACATCATACAAGGCCCCCCTGAGATCTTCACAGTAACTTTTCAAGAAAGCTTTTGCAAAGGGAGAAATAGTAACCACTGAGTGACTCCCACGCCGGGGGCTCAAAGCTCAGGAGGATTAAACCGCTACATGGCAGCAAGTCACAAAATCAAGCACGGTTCTGGCCTTGTGTGACCAGACCCCCGCCACCAGCTGCCAGCGACCAGACCCCCACCACCAGCGACCAGACCCCCACCACCAGCTGCCAGCGACCAGACCCCCACCACCAGCTGCCAGACCCCCGCCAGCAGCTCTAAGTAATTTTTGCCCCGCTGACTTCTAGGACTCCAGACACTTACCATAGAGAGAAAGTTACAGGAAAGAGCAGACTTTGGGGGGCCGGAAGGGGTTTGTGCTGGAGGAGATCCCGGTCAGTAAGGGGTCGTGTTGTGCATTCTGCATACAGAACTGCTTCAGATCGGCCGCCGCCTGGGAGACCTGCGGGACAAGAAACGGCATTCAGCAAGATACATCATGGCCGCCGGTCAGTCCCATACGGGATACAAGACTCCGGATCCCTTGTGGCAGATTGGCGCATTGACTGTGACCCTGTGACACGTACAGAGCAGACAGCCGCAGTCAGACAAGTACCGGAGAGACAGCCAGCGCTACGGGGCCCCAGCCATGTCGGCTCCATTCCTTCCAGGTAGTGAGACCTTCATGTGGACAGTAAACGCTGCAGACTTTCCACGGCGTTTACCTACAAGGCGCGGGAACGAGAGCCGGCGGGTCCCTCCGCCCCTCCGATGGCTTCTGCTACGCAAAACCATGAAGTTTGAACAACGCTGCGATTTACGAGTGCGAAGTCCGTTAATACCGCCGAAACGCCGCAGATCGTGTCCATAGAGAAAAACAACATAACACATCGTAATCCGCAAAAACACCGCACAAATATACAAGAGCCACAGAACTGGGGAATCCCTGCGCccggcaggaaaggggaatccctgaggCCAAACAGCAAAACCGGGCGCCATAATGGCGGCCATCTCTCCTGCGGACGTCACAGCGGTTGCCATTAACCAGTTAGATGCCGCTCTCACTTCCGTCAGCAGACGCCCAGACGGAGTGCGGCCGATCAGCGCCAAGAACCTGTTAACGCTCCCGCTTCCCGGATGGCGGCACGGCTACAATAAGAGGAGATCACCGGAGTTTCGCAGGGAGGACTGCCTGTGAAGAGGCTGTGCCACGATAAAAGGGTCTGACGGCGGGGGTCCGCCACCGATCCCAAAGACCCCCCAGAGAGCAGCgtttccatggcaacttgtacTCCGCAGTCTCCTTGAAACAAACGGCGCAGCGGATGGACTTCTGCTCCAGTCATGCCAGCACCTTCAGGACCCCCAGTCCGGGACCACAGGGGTCCCGGCAGTCAGACCCCCCATTATATACCGGCACAACCCTTTACTGGGGTCCGGCAGCGCCAATAATATCAcagcttgttttttttcccctgctgcTATGACAaccaaaaattacagaaaatCCAGAGAGAAAACGTCAGGAAGGTTGGGGGAGGGGAAGTAGGAAAAGCGCACAATGTGAAAGGCTGTCAATACACGAGCGGGGCCCTCTGGGTAGAGATACAGGTTACACCCCTCTTGGGGGGTCTCTATCTATATAGTGCGCCCCTATAGGGCACCTCCGTATATAACGGCTGgccgctcccctcccccactgCCGGCAGGAAGTTTGCGGTCTTTGTACTTCTGAGTTCCCGGACCCGCTATGTGCTTGGAGCGCCTTCTCACCTTCACCCGGTTGATGCCGGCCTCCACCCGCAGCTGCTGCACCACCTTCTTCATAGCGGACACGTTCGCGGTTCCCGACATGTCGGCTGCAAACTTTCCGCCCAACTTTTCCGCTGTAGTACTCCCCAAGGCCGGCACTGCGCATGCGCTTTATCGCGCCCCTAGCggagggacaggggcggggcaGGGCGCGCGGCCACACTGGAGGCTTCGGGGCGGCGCAGGAAAGGGCGGGAAGCGCGTCGTGTGTGTGAGGGGGGAGATGGCGGCCTGTGTGAGGGGGGTGAGGGCGGCCTGTGTGAGGGGGGAGATGGCGGCCTGTGTGAGGGGGGAGATGGCGGCCTGTGTGAGGGGGGTGAGGGCGGCTTCTTCTCGTTTTCTGAGGGATGCTTTGTTGCTTCTCATCAGGGCAGATAAGACTGAGCTCCTCAGCAGAAACACCGTCTGACCGGCGTTATATGGGTGAAGATCTAGAAGGTTCTGTGGAGGATCTCAGTGGTGGATCACTGTGGAGGATCTCAGTGGTGGATCTCAGTGGTGGATCTCTTCCTGTGGTAGATCTCTTAGATCTCGCTCTGGTGGGGATGATATTTTCCCCCTGTATAAATAGTCATAAAATAAATCTACTGTATTAAATCTTCCCTTTTTGTCCTCATTTCTGTATGCGGGTCGATCATAGACTGAATAAAGCCGACTATATATACACGGCGGCGCGGGCGCTGCCTTAACCCTTAACATACCTGCAGTTCGGTGCGCCTCGCAGAGCTTCATGGACATTGTTTGTGTGTAATGATGGTGTATTTGCAGGGGAACGCATGGCGGTACAACAGCCGCTGTCACAGGTGTTCAGAAAATGCCGCGTCTAAAACCGCAGTGTTTTACCGTAAATTCACGTGGCATTTTTAAACACGTTACAGCGTTGAACGCATGTGTGATGTCGGCCTTAGCATGCAGGCACCATGTTTCTATCAATGTCTGAACAACGGAAGGAGGGGCGCAGCATGGATCACCTCAACATTCTTATGCCAGCGCCTCTCATTGACAACCTCATAGTGATAGTGTCCTCTTAATACCAATAGTGCCCTTcggtgacctcacagtaatagtgcccctaagtgacccctcacagtaatagtgcccctaagtgacctcacagtaatagtgcccctcagtgacctcacagtaatagtgcccctcagtgacctcacagtaatagtgcccctcagtgacctcacagtaatagtgcccctcagtgacccctcacagtaatagtgcccctcagtgacccctcacagtaatagtgcccctcagtgacccctcacagtaatagtgcccctcagtgacctcctcacagtaatagtgcccctcagtgacctcacagtaatagtgctcctcattgacccctcacagtaatagtgcccctcagtgatctcacagtaatagtgcccctcagtgatctcacagtaatagtgcccctcagtgacccctcacagtaatagtgcccctcagtgatctcacagtaatagtgcacctcagtgaccccctcacagtaatagagcccctcagcgacctcctcatagtaatagagcccctcagtaaccttacagtaatagtgcccttcggtgacctcacagtaatagtgcccctaagtgacctcacagtaatagtgcccttcggtgacctcacagtaatagtgcgctcagtgacctcacagtaatacctcacagtaatagtgcgctcagtgacctcacagtaatagtgcacctcagtgacctcacagtaatagtgcccctcagtgacctcacagtaatagtgcgctcagtgacctcacagtaatagtgcacctcagtgacctcacagtcaTACCTCACAGTAATACCTCACAGTaatacctcacagtaatagtgcgctcagtgacctcacagtaatagtgcgctcagtgacctcacagtaatagtgcccctcagtgacctcacagaaATAGTGcgctcagtgacctcacagtaatagtgcacctcagtgacctcacagtaatagtatcctctcagtgacctcacagtaatagtgcacctcagtaaCCTCATAGCAATAGTATCCTCTCagtgcccccctcacagtaatagtgcacctcagtgacctcacagtaatagtgcccctcagtgacctcacagtaatagtgcacctcagtgacctcacagtaatagtgcgctcagtgacctcacagtaatagtgcgctcagtgacctcacagtcatagtgcccttcagtgacctcctcagagtaatagagcccctcagtgacctcacagtaatagtgcccctcattgacctcctcactgtaatagtgcccctcagtgacctcacagtaatagtgcccttcagtgacctcctcacagtaatagtgcacctcagagacctcctcacagtaatagtgcccctcagtgaccttctcacagtaatagtgcacctcagtgatctcacagtaacagtgcacctcagtaacctcctcacagtaatagtgcctctcagtgacctcctcacagtaatagtgctcctcaatgGCCCCACGGTAATAGTGCGctcagtgacctcttcacagtaatagtgcacctcagtgacctcacagtaatagtgcacctcagtgacctcttcacagtaatagtgcacctcagtgacctcacagtattagtgcccctcagtgacctcacagtattagtgcccctcagtgatctcacagtaatagtgcacctcagtgaccccctcacagtaatagagcccctcagcgacctcctcatagtaatagagcccctcagtaaccttacagtaatagtgcccctcagtaacctcctcacagtaatagagcccctcagtgacccctcacagtaatagagcccctcagtgacctaacagtaatagtgcacctcaaagacctcctcacagtaatagtgcccctcagtaacctcctcacagtaagagcccctcagtgaccttcttacaataatagtgcccctcagtgacctcacagtatagTGCACCTCAGagacctcctcatagtaatagagcccctcagtgaccttctcacagtaatagtgcccctcattgacctcctcactgtaatagtgcccctcagtgacctcacagtaatagtgcacctccgagacctcctcatagtaatagagCCCTTCAGTGACcttttcacagtaatagtgcccctcagtgacctcacagtaatagtgcccctcagtgacctcacagtaatagtgcacctcagtgcccccctcacagtaatagtgcccctcagtgacctcacagtaatagtgcccctcagtgacctcacagaaATAGTGcgctcagtgacctcacagtaatagtgcacctcagtgacctcacagtaatagtatcctctcagtgacctcacagtaatagtgcacctcagtaaCCTCATAGCAATAGTATCCTCTCagtgcccccctcacagtaatagtgcacctcagtgacctcacagtaata
Above is a window of Eleutherodactylus coqui strain aEleCoq1 chromosome 3, aEleCoq1.hap1, whole genome shotgun sequence DNA encoding:
- the GNG5 gene encoding guanine nucleotide-binding protein G(I)/G(S)/G(O) subunit gamma-5 — its product is MSGTANVSAMKKVVQQLRVEAGINRVKVSQAAADLKQFCMQNAQHDPLLTGISSSTNPFRPPKVCSFL